From the Equus przewalskii isolate Varuska chromosome 19, EquPr2, whole genome shotgun sequence genome, one window contains:
- the LTB gene encoding lymphotoxin-beta isoform X2, whose translation MGALGLEGRARRPQGMDCLLLAVAGATSLVTLLLAVPITVLAVLAFVPQEQGGLGPRNSQRRRQKQISVPGSLLPTS comes from the exons ATGGGGGCACTGGGGCTGGAGGGCCGGGCTAGGAGGCCCCAGGGGATGGACTGCCTCCTGCTGGCTGTGGCAGGCGCCACTTCCCTGGTGACCCTGCTGCTAGCTGTGCCTATCACTGTGCTGGCTGTGCTGGCCTTCGTGCCCCAGGAGCAGGGAGGACTG GGTCCCAGGAACagtcagaggaggaggcagaaacagATCTCAGTCCCAGGCTCCCTGCTGCCCACATCATAG
- the LTB gene encoding lymphotoxin-beta isoform X1 translates to MGALGLEGRARRPQGMDCLLLAVAGATSLVTLLLAVPITVLAVLAFVPQEQGGLVTGTADPGAQAQAQLQLGSQEQSEEEAETDLSPRLPAAHIIGAWTKGQGLGWEAKKEEAFLRSGTQFSGAEGLALPQDGLYYLYCHVGYRGRAPPAGGGPLDYSVTLRSRLYRAGGAYGPGTPELLLEGAETVTPVLDPTRRREYGPLWYTSVGFGGLVQLRRGERVFVNISHPDMVDYRRGKTFFGAVMVG, encoded by the exons ATGGGGGCACTGGGGCTGGAGGGCCGGGCTAGGAGGCCCCAGGGGATGGACTGCCTCCTGCTGGCTGTGGCAGGCGCCACTTCCCTGGTGACCCTGCTGCTAGCTGTGCCTATCACTGTGCTGGCTGTGCTGGCCTTCGTGCCCCAGGAGCAGGGAGGACTG GTAACAGGGACCGCTGACCCAGGGGCACAGGCACAGGCACAGCTGCAATTGG GGTCCCAGGAACagtcagaggaggaggcagaaacagATCTCAGTCCCAGGCTCCCTGCTGCCCACATCATAG GTGCTTGGACCAAGggacaggggctgggctgggaggcgAAGAAAGAAGAGGCCTTTCTAAGGAGCGGGACGCAGTTCTCCGGTGCCGAGGGCCTGGCCCTCCCGCAGGACGGCCTCTATTACCTCTACTGTCACGTCGGTTACCGGGGCCGGGCGCCCCCTGCCGGCGGGGGCCCCCTTGACTACTCGGTCACGCTGCGCAGCCGGCTGTACCGGGCGGGGGGCGCCTACGGGCCTGGGACTCCCGAGCTGCTGCTGGAGGGTGCGGAGACCGTGACCCCGGTCTTGGACCCCACCCGGAGGCGCGAATACGGGCCTCTCTGGTACACGAGCGTGGGGTTCGGCGGCCTGGTGCAGCTCCGGAGGGGCGAGAGGGTGTTCGTCAACATCAGTCATCCGGATATGGTGGACTATAGGAGAGGGAAGACCTTCTTTGGGGCCGTGATGGTGGGGTGA